In the Hordeum vulgare subsp. vulgare chromosome 7H, MorexV3_pseudomolecules_assembly, whole genome shotgun sequence genome, one interval contains:
- the LOC123408486 gene encoding uncharacterized protein LOC123408486, with protein sequence MSLACGLPLLDCVYCLGCAWWASKRCVHTGTGYHDGATSGHAAAANFAPIRRMCRLVMANYETDLAAPLLDPSNVVRRRTYADTGGLNLVRESDYALLLDNRLGKRRFDDGYVHNGLPRAVGWVLDKECDLLRDLLDRYPDYTGHSLDAVIRNWLQKSSELVTCLSPEFILFSAATAIRQHTCYAFEF encoded by the coding sequence ATGTCGCTGGCGTGTGGGCTGCCGCTGCTGGACTGCGTCTACTGCCTGGGGTGCGCGTGGTGGGCGTCGAAGCGGTGCGTCCACACCGGCACCGGCTACCACGACGGCGCCACCTCgggccacgccgccgccgccaactTCGCGCCCATCCGCCGGATGTGCCGCCTCGTCATGGCGAACTACGAGACCGATCTCGCCGCCCCGCTCCTTGACCCCTCCAACGTCGTGCGCCGCCGCACCTACGCCGACACCGGGGGCCTCAACCTGGTCCGCGAGTCCGACTACGCGCTGCTCCTCGACAACCGCCTCGGCAAGCGCCGCTTCGACGACGGCTACGTCCACAACGGCCTCCCTCGGGCCGTCGGCTGGGTGCTCGACAAGGAGTGCGACCTGCTCCGGGACCTCCTCGACCGGTACCCCGACTACACGGGCCACTCCCTCGACGCTGTCATCAGAAATTGGTTGCAGAAGTCATCAGAATTGGTTACTTGCTTGTCACCAGAATTTATTTTGTTCagtgctgctactgctatcagaCAACATACCTGCTATGCTTTTGAATTCTGA
- the LOC123408487 gene encoding uncharacterized protein LOC123408487 — protein sequence MMYDAFLLLGRSSDTELYPAPRFVTHIDDQAIRALTKYYSQALPLSKTHGVAILDMCSSWVSHYPAGYKQEKIVGMGMNEDELKKNPVLTEYVVQDLNLNPKLPFDDNTFDVITNVVSVDYLMKPMDVFEEMRRILETSGLAIMSFSNCCFWTKGISIWTSNRDADHACIVGAYFHYAGGFEPPELYQSSNPGQTDPMYIVCSRKKIA from the exons ATGATGTATGATGCGTTCTTGCTACTTGGCAGGTCATCAGATACTGAGCTCTACCCAGCTCCCCGTTTTGTGACGCACATTGATGACCAAGCAATCAGGGCGCtcacaaagtactactcgcaagcCCTTCCTCTAAGCAAAACTCATGGCGTGGCCATCCTGGACATGTGCAGTAGCTGG GTGAGCCATTATCCAGCCGGGTACAAGCAAGAGAAGATCGTAGGTATGGGTATGAATGAAGACGAGCTGAAGAAGAATCCG GTTTTGACAGAGTATGTTGTGCAAGACCTCAATCTGAACCCGAAGCTTCCTTTCGACGATAACACCTTTGATGTTATAACCAACGTG GTTAGTGTAGACTACTTGATGAAACCAATGGATGTTTTTGAGGAGATGAGACGAATACTTGAAACATCTGGGTTAGCTATCATGAg CTTTTCAAATTGCTGCTTTTGGACAAAAGGTATATCCATTTGGACATCAAATCGTGATGCTGACCATGCTTGCATAGTTGGCGCATACTTCCATTATGCTGGAGGGTTTGAGCCCCCTGAA TTGTACCAATCTTCCAATCCAGGACAAACTGATCCGATGTACATTGTTTGTTCCAGAAAGAAAATAGCTTAG